In Erigeron canadensis isolate Cc75 chromosome 8, C_canadensis_v1, whole genome shotgun sequence, the DNA window CATTTTAAGTGAGAATATGAATaactgtttttttcttttcttgaagaaacatatgtaatcgtgtataactatttaacaaatctttatatttgtttatttaggCTTCAGCCACACCTGGTGAGTTCGATATAAGTTGTACACTCTTTCTATTATGTCTGCGTATAATTTGTTTTTCATCTAACGATACGTTGTTCATATTAAGAGTCAAAGTTAATAGATGGAGCGACAGTCAAAGGGACTTAAACTTTAGAAATTTTGAGTTCAAATTTTAATGTGAACAAAATGCTTAAATAAATGTTATTATTCAATCAGCTAAGGTTTTTAGAGTCTCATCATCAGATAACGTTACAAAGTCGCTAGCTTAAGAGGAAAATTTTCTTACAAAGACTAAAAGATTCCTGGGTATTTACcttcttttttatctttaaccCAAATGGCATTACGGTTTAGttagaaaaactaaaaagtcgAAGTCAAATGTATATTGTGTTCTTTTATGTTATAGGATTGTGTTGTGGAGTTATGGACCCACGAGATGGTAGTGAGTGGATAGCCGGATAGGCATGCTACGTTGAACTTGAATTACTAATTGCAAATCGGTTTCTAGTTGAACTCTCCAGCTGTATTGATTACCTttgtataattaatataataaagattttgCTAATAACAGtttcttgtatatatagataattttaatttttttcataatcataaaattaaaaagtaaatttttgatataaaaagttttaTGCAAAATTTGACAGTGTATAAGATTGTCAATAAAAAATATCCATATTATAATCCGTTTAATATTAACCATTAATCAAAGTAGTTGAGGTGAGATATTTAATAGCTTCAATATTTCATTAATAGAAAAGTCATGGATTATACGTCTCGCATGTCAAAAGGAAATTTGGCTTTTCATGTTGGGCTAATGAGTTTTCTCTCATCTAAAATGGATTTCTTTTGCAAAAAGTAGAGATAATCAAATGGGTTAACGACTCGTTAATGATCCCAATATATCGTTAAtatctatattaatattaaaacagtagaaaTCCGGATGATCCCAAAGACTTTTCCACTCAAAACTAGCTTAGAAAATTGTCACATGATACTTAATCCTATATGTCATCCCCatactttttttacaatattttatcttatatatttatatatatggaataatggaattaaaaatatgattatatataaaaaaaataatatataagtaaGAGAGTAAACtctaaataagaaaaaagaagaaaaagtgaaACAAATCGTAGACAAATAACGAAAAGAAGgacattatattaatttttttggcaaatattaaacaaaatatttaaactaaatacaaaaaattaaaaaaaacaatataaaattcTATATAAATCTTACATCAAAGTTAACAATATTATTAAATCTTATAATATTGGATACGACAAGTAAACAACTCATAGTCATAGGTATGATTCTAAACTATCGGTCgtatttttgaaaaaagataTGTAAAACAACTCTATAGTATTTTCCTACCCCTAATAACTTATATAAAGCAAAAGTTCTCTTAATTGTTCTATGTGTTATGGAGTTAGAATAAGCATGTATAGGTGAGTTGGTATTTTGGAATGAAATCGATTTCAAGATTAAGGTGATTTGTAGACTCGtgtataatgtttttttttaaatgcattAAATCTGATTATCATTAGTTAATTTTGAATATGCATAtcaacatttttataatttgagaTGGATGTATAATCTTGTGTTAATGGTTGCAGGAAATGGAACAAAAGGTGATCATCATAATAATCCGTGTATTGATCACAaattataacataattaatttttacaaaattaacctataaaataagtatttactTATGTATCTAAATGGTTATCGAAACCTATTTATGTAAAATTTTCCcctaaaaaaattcttttaggTATGTATATTAAACAACTTTTATactagccgcacatcgtgcgggtgaagtacctagtatatatatatattagtcataatacccgtacgatgtacggtagatatatagattgtatcataaaaaagtCGAATACTCATATATGATTCgtaattatgaaataaattgtggttaaagtaaatcaatAATCGAAACTAAATTAGCATAAACAGTATTGATAAatctaatatatgtttagttggagttttggatttaccttaaatttttaaaaccacatcaaaatcgaaacttgtaagcattgtggatgatgacaaatagccttatgatttcagatcgtaaactcattttttgaagtcttcatgttaataacttattattattaatataagtattaggagttgaagaattgagaaagaaaaagagacaatttgttaatgagaaaacgattaatcaaataaggttataatgtattttgtattaataagctaagagttagagtttaattataaatCTAATAAGGAGAtggaatttatatacaattaactaaaaaagctaatttaactaaataaataaatgaaaatgacaCGTGTCGATTAAGGATTACGCCACATGTCGATTCAATAAtatgtcaatcctgttttagtttattggtagatcgggaaaagtgaatataaggttgtccgatacctaagcttagatatgtaacccctcacatactaaatatttaatattttgtttttaattaaatcatatGGCCTCCATGAAtcttatggattaaaaaaataatatgtgagtgtttcacaactaagcttaggtacctaacagttttatattctcatcccccatatatatatatatatatatataaaaacgagAACGGTACCCATGTGTTGCAAAGCTGATGGAGGTGGcggcggagattggtggtggtggtgtcgcCGATGAGTAGtgaaagttattgatgtaatgtggctATGATGTCTGGTACATCATGCAATAAAATGTGTAcattattgaaacttaaaatcaatattaaaattttaagttcaatgttaaaaatcaaaattgaatttgtcttataatataatataaatattaaatttaactCTATGTTtgtctattattttatttgttatatatatatatattctatatcaGTACAAtatggtagtggtggtggtggtgacgacaCTCTGGTGGTGAGGGCGACGGGTGTTGATGACGGTGACTATTTGTGGTGGTGGCAGTTTCAAGTTGTGTaggttaaaatattttaaaagataagtgcttaaaatataattagtaaaataagtttttaaggtgtaaattagttcattaagaTCAAATTGAATGATGTATAATAACTCTGTATATTAAAAtgattcattaagggtaattgagtcatttttaactttttgtaagtattaaaaaaatgaagaagatctataattttcataaaagaGTAAATAATATATGCACATCTTACTTTTTACATGCTATTTATTATactcttaattaattgttattattattattgttgttatatatGCACATTTTTAACTTATGATTCattaattgttatttttttccttcattTTCGTTTGTTCACTATAACATATTAAGCCTATTTGGTATAAAATCTAATGCTTGAAAATTCAATGAAACTGGTAAATATGACAATTTTAGTAAGTTTAAAGGTACGGTCTTATGAAATTTGAAGCTTTTAGAATAATTAAGTCCAAGTGTACCCAACAATTAATTAATCACCATAAGTGTACCACAAAACCTATGCACGTAAAAGAACACTTTCTCGATATAAAAAAGTAGATATATGAGTACATCCCCGAACTAACCATGTTTAGCATGCCCACACGCTTttcttgtacatatatatatatatatattgagtccCACAAAATCCTCTTGATCACCTAAAGGCCCCCATATATAGTTCCCTTACAAGCCAACTTATCAAATTCGAGTTCTAAAATTTGGTAGTGAGTGATTTAGGAATTAATTAAGGTAGAAATGGGTGGAGGAAATGGTCAGAAGGCAAAAATGGCACGTGAGAGGAACTTAGAGAAATCCAAAAGTGCTGCCAGCAAAGGTACACTTATCGATCCACTCGtacatttttatgtatttcatCGTCGTAAGTTATTTGCTTACATATCTATAGGCCGTGTTCTTATTTGATCGATCTATGTATAAATTACATAGGTAGTCAGCTTGAAGCCAACAAGAAAGCTATGAACATTCAGGTTGGTTATTAATCGTCTagcttataatatataattattgggTATCTCATCAATTTTTGCGAATTAACAAAAATGATCGTGTTTTATGTCTAACTTCAACCAGTGCAAGGTATGTATGCAAACATTTGTTTGTACAACATCAGAGGTGAAATGTCGGGAACATGCCGAAGCAAAACACCCGAAAGCTCATGTCTACACTTGTTTCCCTCttcttaataataatcttaataaaTGATGATAAGAAGGTCCTTAAGATCAAACTTCAGCTAATGTGACATAATTCGAAACATTTGATCAAGTTTGATTATTACGCTTCACCATAGAGACGGtttatgtaatttactcttGTATTAATCTAGTATGGAGCTGGATCGAGTACAATTATTGTTGTAACGTGGAATGTGAATATGTACGTTTTTGTTTATAGGATATCTTTATctcattataatataaattatttttcttttttcatttttttttttttttttaacttttcgacatctaaaatatttaaattaacattttttttgtttactaaATTAACTATCTCAAAATATTATATCAataatattcttaatgaaattatttacagtgatataaaaaaattggattaCATAACTCATTTCACATCGACGGGCGGAATAGTGAAAATCAAATGTGTCCAAAGAAATTAATATGGCCCATATCTCCATGGCATTAAATTGTTGCATGCATCTCTGCAAATAAAGCCATCCCCCCAATTAGTTGCCAGTCAGTAATGAATTAGGCATCATAATCATATATACATCCCACCGCTACACTCATATCTATCAACGGATTTTTCTAGCTACCTAGTTAGCTTTTGATGGGTTGTACATTACTACACTCTATGTCATttctcttaattatattagATCAATAGCCCCCAAACACTTTCCGGATTTTATGTTCGACTTAATTTGGTTTTCTTAGTTATTCAGTTTTAattactagctagctagatagTTATGGGAAAAAAGATCCATCTTTGAATTTGATCATCATCTATCATGAAAGCTTTTGGATTATGGGTTTTGTTGTTGGTGTTTGGAACTGCTTTGATGATTTGCCTTTGTTCGCCTTCCTTTCCTCGTAAGTTCTCTCTActctttttttataaacataatttaaCATCAAATTTAATCTATTCTAAATGTCTATACTAGCTTTAGTTTCTAAGTTTACATCCATGGctggaaaataaaaaacaatttttgaaaatatccAATTGAGAAGCCTGGTAGTCATTTCATAGATGATTATCGGCGAGTAGTTtgcaattttcaaaaatcaatagAATGGCTTGTGTTCATAAGTCATAACTGATGATTTATATCAGCCAAGCCTAAATGCCCCAAAAATTTAAAGCATGCAACTGATCCAAGTAATAACAAGCCCAAAagtaaaatttaataattattcaCAAGCCCAAACTGGAGACCTTTTAAAAGTGGGGGCCTTAGGCAACCGCCTATATGGCAATATTGGGCCGACCTTGCTCctaacaaaaatttagtcaCTAGTTATCATAAAAGataagatttttatatatatatatgttgtaggGACGGATAATTTATCCACAACATCTTATATGTAAGTCTCAAATTGGTGAAATGATACATTTGCAATGGCGAATTTAAAGTCATGTTGGGTCTTATATACCATTTTTTTACCTTTCTGAAGATATATAGTATACTACTAAGTTACACTAAATAATTTTATACTACTACATTGCCAAGTAATGAATCTTTGTCTCTACCCAAGAGTCAATAGCCTCTACCAAGTGGCTTAACCTCACACTGGCTTGAGTCTTTTAACCTACTATAAATGTCCCAATCACATCAAATCGTGTTGGTTCGGAGCAAAACATGAaccatacacacacacacacacacacatagagATTAAGCGTAAATTAAACACTGATTAACCAATCATATAATTCTTGATATGTGAAAAACTATTTTTGAACATGGAGGAG includes these proteins:
- the LOC122580651 gene encoding uncharacterized protein At2g23090-like, translated to MGGGNGQKAKMARERNLEKSKSAASKGSQLEANKKAMNIQCKVCMQTFVCTTSEVKCREHAEAKHPKAHVYTCFPLLNNNLNK